One Dictyostelium discoideum AX4 chromosome 3 chromosome, whole genome shotgun sequence genomic region harbors:
- a CDS encoding thioredoxin domain-containing protein, translating into MVKTELFMSTVAGNLQVKKDQQAIKNLLEAKKIEYVEYDVASDLEKREYMKKVSGKTVLPQLFINGKFAGTVEELLDLEEDNKFIELFK; encoded by the exons atggtCAAAACAGAATTATTTATGAGCACTGTCGCTGGTAACCTTCAAGTTAAAAAGGACCAACaagcaattaaaaatttattggaAGCAAAGAAAATCGAATACGTTG AATATGATGTTGCAAgtgatttagaaaaaagagAATATATGAAAAAAGTCAGTGGTAAAACTGTTTTACCACAACTCTTCATTAATGGCAAATTCGCAGGT ACAGTCGAAGAACTTTTAGATTTAGAAGAagataataaattcattgaattattcaaataa
- the nola1 gene encoding Gar1 family protein, with amino-acid sequence MSFRGGRGGFGGGDRGGRGGGRGGFGGGDRGGRGGFGGGRGGGRGGFGGDRGDRGGYASGENIEIGVFSHVCEEQIVCKLTATEQVPKFNCKVLSSSKNTIGSVDEIFGPINKVFFSVKLDSGVQATSFKENDKIFVDSNSVLPIKIFLEEPKPIAKVPKTPGAGGAGRGGRGGARGGFGGGRGGGAGRGGFGGGRGGSRGGFGGGRGGGSGFGGRGGSRGGRGGGRGGF; translated from the exons atgTCTTTCAGAGGTGGTCGTGGTGGTTTTGGCGGTGGTGATCGTGGTGGCCGTGGAG gTGGTCGTGGTggttttggtggtggtgaccGTGGTGGCCGTGGCGGTTTTGGCGGAGGCCGTGGTGGTGGTCGTGGTGGTTTTGGTGGTGATCGTGGTGACCGTGGTGGTTATGCTTCAGGTGAAAATATTG aaattGGTGTTTTCTCTCATGTTTGCGAAGAACAAATTGTTTGTAAATTAACAGCTACTGAACAAGTACCAAAATTCAATTGTAAAGTTTTATCATCAAGTAAAAATACCATTGGTTCAGTTGATGAAATTTTCGGACCAATCAATAAAGTATTTTTCAGTGTTAAATTAGACAGCGGTGTCCAAGCTACCTCATTCAAAGAAAACGATAAAATCTTTGTTGATTCAAACTCTGtattaccaattaaaatcTTCCTCGAAGAACCAAAACCAATTGCTAAAGTACCAAAAACACCAGGTGCTGGTGGTGCCGGTAGAGGTGGTCGTGGTGGTGCTAGAGGTGGTTTCGGTGGTGGTCGTGGTGGTGGTGCCGGTAGAGGTGGTTTCGGTGGTGGTCGTGGTGGTTCTAGAGGTGGTTTCGGTGGTGGTCGTGGTGGTGGTTCCGGCTTCGGTGGCCGTGGTGGTTCTAGAGGTGGTCGTGGTGGTGGTCGTGGTggtttttaa